The following are encoded in a window of Brettanomyces bruxellensis chromosome 9, complete sequence genomic DNA:
- a CDS encoding uncharacterized protein (BUSCO:EOG09264829), producing the protein MGKRKWTGGKARSKRQRSGSLIEPGQYGIFVSCSRGREMKAAKEFKAVLFDKLEQLYPNFESNVADADKSEGKLEVEDEIEKELASLKKEAKGDNKRKLALEIPINADSLLFFHMRKPVVPSDFVVKFCESLRNSRIKNTKFVQRLTPIDRSCNANMEEFIKMAKLNLTPYIRPGMTYSVNMTRRDFSVIERDDFMKEIANILPGCELHYKNADIMIHVYCFKNNIGMSVTDYKIFEELSKFNLQQIYEKATGIQENRKNKHNSEDTKITVSTEKE; encoded by the coding sequence atgggaaagagaaaatggACGGGTGGAAAAGCTCGGTCCAAAAGACAAAGATCCGGCTCTTTGATAGAGCCTGGCCAGTATGGAATATTTGTCTCATGCAGTCGTGGAAGAGAGATGAAGGCGGCCAAGGAGTTTAAGGCAGTactttttgataaattAGAACAACTCTATCCGAATTTTGAGTCTAATGTCGCAGATGCTGATAAATCAGAAGGTAAGTtagaagttgaagatgaaatagaaaaggAGTTAGCAtcattgaagaaagaagccAAGGGGGATAATAAGAGGAAGCTTGCTTTGGAAATTCCAATCAATGCAGACTCTCTTTTGTTCTTTCATATGCGGAAGCCTGTTGTGCCGTCAGATTTCGTTGTTAAATTCTGTGAATCGCTTAGAAATTCTAGGATAAAGAACACCAAATTCGTGCAACGACTAACACCAATAGATCGTTCTTGCAATGCCAACATGGAAGAATTTATAAAGATGGCAAAATTGAATTTAACTCCATATATACGGCCGGGCATGACATACTCGGTTAATATGACTCGAAGGGACTTTTCGGTGATTGAAAGGGATGATTTTATGAAAGAGATAGCAAATATTCTTCCCGGATGCGAACTACATTATAAGAATGCGGATATTATGATCCATGTATACTGCTTTAAGAATAATATTGGAATGAGCGTGACAGATTATAAGATATTCGAGGAATTGTCGAAATTCAATCTTCAGCAGATATATGAAAAGGCTACAGGTATACAGgaaaacagaaagaatAAACATAATTCGGAAGACACTAAAATTACAGTAAGCACTGAAAAGGAATAA
- a CDS encoding uncharacterized protein (BUSCO:EOG09260OE9) — MAEPLNSKITKYQVDSAALTRYLGQLCVKEHKRRVIRHKDRDPNDFIGLTSQIINVSSSEISCINSESVFGPFMTDSVLNMSNIDIICKYKLREDQIEIWTPPIKQGSKLKSLKMFVIPIKSESMPFLVAQSKFFKSRLRKKESLWTEKPYIRHLNISITPNSYTLNFTIYSSIRVKQSLDAFNSVDFIKSFNELASFIITPELTKYEKSGYDKENEDWQIKEHPNEANFYAQITRNTQSIAFHSETQSQTIPGLSKHLLGFQMETLQWLLGHEGMEILPTAQNFADGSDSRSFVVKQIVDHILPHLVDDEALSEALDKYCFGFSRVRLSSNPDKYYWCNMFTANISTRDYAISTIRNAFGSGLRAKALLSEEMGLGKTVEMLSLVLMNPRKDYAPFDTKKLDAFTGDRYLSECKTTLIICPQTIIGQWLSEIREATHLSVMIYEGISDYEKQAQKANTLVNPTNIARELSHYDIILVSYHTVSRELHRAVFKPTRRPKRRCTKRLKFFDPNVTYDYSGKIVMKNHDESQHSDNNSKVVGNGRSDGYIGETDDYERIDYSSPLMLLEFWRVVLDEVQMTASINTNAAKFARIIPRVHSWGVSGTLIKNGLDDLYSLLCFLRYHPIDRFTITSSESPWKLLTDVAPYYQFSRLFKSICLRHTKKMVSDQIRLPKQSRILLRAPFTSIERDNYDFLLDQFLAQVGLDANGDPTVEDYDPERSYGTMQRWLRELRRICCHAQLGKQISSNKHANGNDDHEKLVIGTIGDVLSDLIKRSSTDLSSNQRAYYSLELRKGKIFEFMRLPDSSQSLFESLVIELEKRINDVKNEPVIEKMANVSKLRPWLELLHQAYFLLASSHFQHYRPMKPLPDNFDELVEIESQESGEEKIKIDSALFSADEKKHFDLENTYYNKADKLLLQILEDPLKKVSLCITRMVEKFGCIARYKIPLSTLPSPLIKSLKSILDEKMLMKSIQACRVTDLTLIAFQSNFGFNTRTSLFFNRAKKCLEELNVQSHVINAWITKLSVVLKQPVANYADTTKDATGEEYGQTLVNQELANTYLESLQNMLEDREHSIISVESINKYKKGRIFNVSEVTDLNRTVNTELHNKLEKIRKDYMPDGCFNTNYTLKHLWLEVTDIEIGMNSLESNGSEELRSMISTTKGMLKTELDLQKKDIKNLRSRIFEILDDSFNSKVAYFKALQIKSDTLQKYIPVKQVFSDATPYQKAVEDMNSVDRQLQILQGKIRKGTVRLRYLRTLLPAQKGSSESDDNRVGEERVCVICRSEILVGILTSCGHQYCRDCLHIWMKNKPTCPVCKRILHKSDLYVFTRTQKKLSGGLIQGSESDHNSNKKSGSKSELPAGDPDDEEVNKLSNTRLMEKDLFKVYKSLDDDMLRKIVSIPLVESFGSKVDMIVRQALFLRNQEGGVQILVFSQWPQFLHILGQSLKQNGVRYISSADTGHKRRRRVREERGFVNRHQILKFTGEEGSEIEEFKRNPDITCFLLNAKAQAAGLTLTNASHVFLCEPLVNLSLELQAISRVHRIGQTKPTTVWNFVIEDTVEESIAYMSTKRRIELSKERAAIPDVSNDKFVDEDALDVTELSKNSDKLVDKDGEVIADNDLWASFFANRSVRVVDSVVGMHAK; from the coding sequence ATGGCCGAACCGCTCAATAGTAAGATAACTAAATATCAAGTTGATTCGGCAGCTTTAACCCGTTATCTAGGGCAATTGTGTGTTAAGGAACATAAGAGGCGAGTAATTCGGCATAAGGACAGAGATCCGAATGATTTCATTGGGTTAACATCACAGATAATCAATGTTTCGAGCTCCGAAATATCTTGTATAAATTCTGAAAGTGTATTTGGTCCTTTCATGACAGATTCAGTGCTTAACATGTCTAATATTGACATAATTTGCAAATACAAGCTGAGGGAAGATCAAATTGAAATATGGACACCACCCATAAAGCAGGGAAGTAAattgaagagtttgaaaatgttTGTTATTCCAATAAAAAGTGAAAGCATGCCTTTTCTCGTGGCACAAAGTAAGTTTTTTAAGTCCCGTCtaaggaaaaaggaatCTTTATGGACGGAAAAGCCTTACATCAGacatttgaatatttcaattaCACCTAACTCATATACTCTTAACTTTACAATATATTCCTCTATAAGGGTCAAGCAGTCGTTGGATGCTTTCAACTCGGTGGATTTCATAAAGTCTTTCAATGAGCTTGCATCCTTTATTATTACACCAGAACTtacaaaatatgaaaaatcCGGGTATGATAAGGAGAACGAAGACTGGCAGATTAAGGAGCATCCAAATGAAGCAAACTTTTATGCTCAAATTACAAGAAATACCCAAAGCATTGCTTTTCATAGTGAAACGCAATCTCAAACCATTCCTGGATTGAGTAAGCATCTTTTAGGATTTCAAATGGAAACATTACAATGGCTTCTTGGGCATGAAGGGATGGAAATTTTACCTACTGCTCAAAATTTTGCTGATGGTTCTGACAGTCGATCATTTGTTGTTAAACAAATTGTAGATCATATTTTGCCTCATCTCgtggatgatgaagcaTTGTCTGAAGCTTTAGATAAATACTGCTTTGGATTTTCAAGGGTTCGGCTTTCTTCTAATCCCGACAAATATTACTGGTGTAATATGTTCACAGCTAATATCTCGACCAGAGATTATGCTATAAGCACGATACGAAATGCCTTTGGCTCTGGGCTTAGAGCTAAGGCATTATTATCGGAAGAGATGGGACTTGGTAAAACAGTGGAAATGCTGTCTTTAGTTTTGATGAATCCAAGAAAGGATTATGCTCCGTTCGATACGAAGAAATTAGATGCATTTACCGGTGACAGGTATTTGTCAGAATGTAAAACCACGCTTATTATATGTCCACAGACCATAATTGGGCAATGGTTGTCTGAGATTCGAGAAGCAACACATCTTTCCGTCATGATTTACGAAGGTATATCGGACTACGAGAAGCAAgcacaaaaagcaaatacCTTGGTAAATCCAACTAATATTGCTCGAGAGCTTTCTCATTATGATATTATTCTTGTTTCTTACCATACTGTTTCAAGAGAATTGCATAGGGCAGTCTTCAAGCCTACGAGGAGGcccaaaagaagatgcaCTAAACGACTTAAGTTTTTTGACCCAAACGTTACGTATGATTACAGTGGTAAAATTGTAATGAAGAATCATGATGAATCCCAGCATTCTGATAATAACTCTAAAGTCGTGGGCAATGGTCGAAGTGACGGTTATATTGGTGAGACGGATGACTATGAAAGAATAGACTATTCTTCCCCTCTCATGCTGCTAGAGTTTTGGAGAGTTGTTTTAGATGAAGTTCAAATGACTGCTAGTATTAACACTAATGCAGCAAAGTTTGCACGTATAATTCCAAGAGTTCATTCATGGGGAGTTTCGGGAACACTGATCAAAAATGGACTGGACGACTTATACTCTTTGCTATGCTTTTTAAGATATCATCCTATTGATCGATTCACGATAACCTCGTCGGAATCACCTTGGAAACTCCTCACAGATGTTGCGCCATATTATCAGTTTTCAAGATTGTTTAAATCTATTTGCCTTCGCCATACCAAGAAGATGGTATCGGATCAGATTAGATTGCCGAAACAGAGTAGAATTTTGCTTCGGGCACCTTTCACCAGTATTGAACGCGATAATTATGATTTTTTACTTGATCAATTCTTAGCACAAGTAGGTCTTGATGCTAATGGTGATCCGACAGTGGAGGATTATGATCCAGAAAGATCATACGGGACCATGCAGAGATGGTTAAGAGAATTAAGGCGAATATGTTGCCACGCACAATTAGGCAAGCAAATTTCTTCTAATAAACACGCTAATGGGAATGATGACCATGAAAAATTGGTCATAGGTACTATCGGTGATGTGTTGAGTGATTTGATTAAAAGATCAAGCACGGATTTATCAAGTAATCAGAGAGCATATTACTCGTTGGAACTTAGGAAGGGTAAGATTTTCGAATTTATGCGCCTTCCAGACAGCTCTCAAAGTCTATTTGAAAGTTTGGTAATTGAACTTGAAAAGAGAATTAATGATGTTAAAAATGAGCCAGTAATAGAAAAGATGGCGAACGTTTCCAAACTAAGACCTTGGTTGGAATTGTTACATCAAGCTTACTTTTTGTTAGCGTCATCACATTTTCAGCATTACAGACCAATGAAACCTTTGCCCGATAATTTTGATGaacttgttgaaattgaatcTCAGGAGTCaggagaggaaaaaataaagatagaCTCAGCATTATTCAGTGcggatgaaaagaagcattttGATCTGGAAAATACTTATTATAATAAGGCAGATAAGTTGCTTTTACAAATATTGGAAGATCCCTTGAAAAAGGTTAGCTTGTGTATTACAAGAAtggttgaaaaatttggtTGCATTGCCAGATACAAAATACCTTTGTCCACCCTTCCCTCACCACTCATCAAGAGTTTGAAAAGTATTCTTGATGAGAAAATGCTGATGAAATCAATTCAGGCTTGCCGAGTGACTGATCTCACTTTAATTGCATTTCAAAGCAATTTTGGATTTAATACTAGGActtctttgtttttcaACAGAGCCAAAAAGTGTTTAGAAGAATTGAATGTACAATCGCATGTCATCAACGCTTGGATTACAAAATTGTCTGTGGTTTTAAAGCAGCCTGTTGCAAATTATGCGGACACAACCAAAGATGCCACGGGTGAGGAATATGGTCAAACACTTGTGAATCAAGAACTTGCAAATACATACTTGGAATCCTTACAGAATATGCTAGAAGATCGAGAACATTCAATTATCTCTGTTGAGTCCATTAATAAATACAAGAAAGGTCGCATATTCAATGTTTCGGAAGTTACTGATTTGAACAGAACAGTAAATACGGAATTGCACAAtaaattagaaaaaattAGGAAGGATTATATGCCTGATGGATGCTTTAATACTAATTATACATTGAAGCACTTATGGTTAGAAGTAACAGACATTGAAATTGGAATGAATTCCTTAGAAAGTAATGGTTCTGAAGAGCTCCGATCCATGATATCAACAACAAAGGGTATGCTTAAAACAGAATTAGATCTCCAAAAGAAGgacatcaaaaatttaagatCGAGGATATTTGAAATCTTGGATGATTCGTTTAATTCTAAGGTGGCCTACTTTAAGGCATTGCAGATTAAATCTGATACATTGCAGAAGTATATACCTGTAAAGCAAGTGTTTTCTGATGCAACACCTTACCAAAAGGCAGTGGAAGATATGAACAGTGTGGATCGGCAACTTCAGATTCTTCagggaaaaataaggaaggGAACAGTAAGACTGAGGTACTTGAGGACTTTGCTTCCAGCACAAAAGGGCTCTTCTGAAAGCGATGATAATCGAGTTGGAGAAGAGCGTGTATGTGTTATTTGTCGATCAGAAATTCTTGTGGGGATCCTCACATCATGTGGTCATCAATACTGCAGAGATTGTCTTCATATATGGATGAAGAACAAGCCGACATGCCCGGTGTGTAAGCGTATTCTTCATAAATCCGACCTTTATGTTTTCACAAGAACCCAGAAAAAGCTAAGTGGTGGTTTAATACAAGGTTCTGAGTCTGATCATAATTCGAACAAAAAGTCTGGTTCTAAAAGTGAGCTTCCCGCTGGTGATCcggatgatgaggaagtgAATAAATTAAGTAATACCAGattgatggaaaaagatTTATTCAAGGTTTATAAATCattggatgatgatatgTTAAGAAAAATTGTTAGTATTCCTTTGGTGGAAAGTTTCGGCTCCAAAGTGGATATGATTGTAAGACAGGCCCTTTTTCTCCGGAATCAAGAGGGTGGTGTACAAATATTGGTCTTTTCACAGTGGCCCCAATTTCTTCACATCTTAGGTCAATCATTAAAACAAAATGGTGTCagatatatttcttctgcAGACACGGGACAcaagaggaggagaaggGTGAGAGAAGAACGAGGCTTCGTTAACCGtcatcaaatattgaaatttaCTGGGGAGGAGGGCAGCGAAATTGAGGAATTCAAAAGGAACCCTGATATCACATGTTTCCTTCTTAATGCTAAAGCACAGGCTGCAGGTTTGACACTGACAAATGCCTCGCATGTTTTTCTATGTGAACCGTTGGTCAATCTTTCTCTCGAACTTCAAGCTATTAGCAGGGTTCACCGAATTGGTCAAACAAAGCCAACGACAGTGTGGAATTTTGTCATTGAAGACACAGTGGAGGAATCAATTGCTTATATGTCCACCAAAAGGAGGATCGAGCTTTCGAAGGAGCGGGCAGCGATTCCAGATGTAAGCaatgataaatttgttgatgaggATGCTTTGGATGTTACGGAGTTATCGAAGAATTCAGACAAACTCGTAGACAAAGATGGGGAAGTCATTGCGGATAATGATCTTTGGGCATCATTTTTCGCCAATCGATCAGTACGAGTTGTTGACTCGGTTGTTGGCATGCATGCCAAGTGA